Proteins encoded in a region of the Paenibacillus wynnii genome:
- a CDS encoding aldo/keto reductase, whose translation MLKTLPLNKRGIPASRIALGCMGLGGGWDREPITLENIKQGHEAVDAALSIGINMFDHADIYTRGKAEKVFGQIFKERPRLREEIILQSKCGIKLMEPGDVSNVFDFSGEHILNSVDGILSRLGTEYIDILLLHRPDPLMDPEEIGAALRQLKAAGKVRHFGVSNMSAAQIKLLQASCDDPFIVNQLDMSLAKIAWLDTVVSVNRAPWKDNTFPEGTLEHCRMENIQVQAWGPLAQGIFSGRPLDDQPENVVNTAAMVKSLAEEKSTTPEAIVLSWLMTHPAAIQPVIGTVNPQRIAACGDADQLELSRKEWYDLYVSSRGVQLP comes from the coding sequence TTGCTGAAAACGTTACCTTTGAACAAACGCGGCATTCCGGCCAGCCGTATTGCACTGGGCTGTATGGGTCTTGGCGGAGGCTGGGATCGCGAGCCCATTACGCTGGAGAACATTAAGCAGGGGCATGAGGCCGTGGATGCCGCGCTCTCCATTGGCATCAATATGTTCGACCACGCTGATATATACACCCGTGGGAAAGCAGAGAAGGTATTCGGCCAGATCTTCAAAGAGCGTCCAAGGCTGCGGGAAGAAATAATTCTTCAATCCAAATGCGGAATTAAGTTGATGGAGCCGGGGGATGTTTCCAATGTTTTTGATTTCTCGGGCGAACACATTCTTAACAGTGTAGATGGAATCCTATCCCGGTTAGGGACGGAGTATATTGATATCTTGCTGCTGCATCGCCCCGATCCATTAATGGACCCGGAGGAAATAGGCGCTGCACTGCGTCAGCTAAAGGCCGCTGGCAAAGTCCGTCATTTCGGAGTCTCCAATATGAGCGCCGCCCAGATTAAGCTGCTTCAGGCATCCTGTGACGACCCTTTTATCGTTAACCAACTGGACATGAGCCTCGCGAAAATTGCCTGGCTGGATACTGTTGTGAGTGTAAACCGCGCGCCTTGGAAAGATAACACCTTTCCTGAGGGGACGCTTGAGCACTGCCGTATGGAGAATATTCAAGTTCAGGCATGGGGACCGCTCGCCCAAGGTATATTCAGCGGTCGTCCGCTGGATGATCAGCCGGAGAATGTCGTGAATACCGCCGCTATGGTGAAGTCTCTTGCTGAAGAGAAGAGCACTACACCTGAAGCCATCGTTTTGTCTTGGCTAATGACTCATCCGGCAGCTATTCAGCCAGTCATCGGAACAGTCAATCCTCAACGTATCGCTGCTTGCGGAGATGCAGACCAACTGGAATTGTCCCGAAAAGAGTGGTATGACCTTTATGTCAGCTCAAGAGGCGTCCAACTTCCCTAA
- a CDS encoding helix-turn-helix domain-containing protein, which translates to MPENLGQRIHQLRLEKDLSLSELADRAHVAKSYLSNVERNIQSNPSIMFIEKIADALQVSMHILLYGELSETEEALLDSDWFGLVQDAMASGVSKQEFKEFLDYQKWRLDQKAD; encoded by the coding sequence ATGCCAGAGAATTTGGGTCAACGCATCCATCAGCTACGTCTGGAGAAAGATCTCTCCCTATCCGAACTTGCGGATAGAGCTCATGTTGCCAAATCTTACCTAAGCAATGTCGAAAGAAACATTCAATCCAATCCCTCTATCATGTTCATTGAAAAGATCGCCGATGCGCTTCAGGTTTCTATGCATATTCTACTTTATGGTGAGCTTTCCGAGACTGAAGAGGCCCTTCTGGATTCCGATTGGTTCGGCCTTGTACAGGATGCTATGGCTTCAGGCGTTAGCAAACAGGAGTTTAAGGAGTTTCTGGATTATCAGAAATGGCGTCTTGACCAAAAAGCAGATTAA
- a CDS encoding anti-repressor SinI family protein — MSNQVDNGGLREIDLDLEWVYLLLKAKKAGIKAEEVRQFFNERSLQVM; from the coding sequence ATGTCCAACCAGGTGGATAACGGAGGGCTACGTGAGATAGATCTGGATTTAGAATGGGTCTATTTGCTCCTAAAGGCTAAAAAAGCAGGGATTAAAGCCGAAGAGGTTCGGCAATTCTTCAATGAGAGATCTTTACAGGTCATGTAA
- a CDS encoding 2-oxoglutarate dehydrogenase E1 component, with protein sequence MAAKEPHNESLWSKYYGPNLGYIQEKYEQFVKDPASVEHNYRDLFTISGPPPLTAEEQQDPQPVVSGNTEWLKKAVRASKLIANIRIHGHLGANIDPLERKPNTMAKWLNPETYELTRDDLVALPASLIWENAPADVLTGWDAYHRMLQIYTQTIAYEFGHVNAEQELRWLNSQAESPSSPSPLNSAERKELLKRLVQVEQFETFLHKTFVGQKRFSLEGNDALVPMLDEIVRAAAHDGAEHILMGMAHRGRLNVLAHILGKPYDIIFSEFHHSPNKELFPSEGSMGINYGWTGDVKYHLGADRAVREGETVRTRLTLANNPSHLEFVNPVVEGFTRAAQEDRSTPGMPILDTNKAMAVLMHGDAAFPGEGIVAETLNIGKLNGYQNGGTIHIIVNNRIGFTTESEDSRSTHYASDLAKGYEIPIVHVNADDPEACVAAVRLASSYRNLFKKDIVIDLIGYRRHGHNEMDDPETTQPIVYGKVRTHPTVYNIYAERLIQDKVTTLDEVKKVYAEAESLLQEAYDSMKEGKHKKGESKSAVPLQTGDSSSRATAVPLDTLREINRQLLTVPDGFQVYPKLQRILQRRKDSLNEGEKVDWALAESLAFATILHDGTPIRLSGQDSQRGTFAHRHLVLHDSESGKRFSPLHQLTDSKASFAVYNSPLSEASVLGYEYGYNVFAPETMVLWEAQYGDFANAAQVIFDQFIAAGRAKWTQRSNLVVLLPHGYEGQGPEHSSGRLERYLQLSAEENWTVANLTTAAQYFHLLRRQAALCGQGDARPLVIMTPKSLIRNPRSTSNGTELAAGHFLPVFPESSLGQNPGKVKRLVVCSGKVGVDLQTELESGRDQDWSWLHILRLEQLYPFPKSELLAYLETFTSLEEIVWVQEEPKNMGAWSYAEPRLRAIAPANTGVQYIGRPERSSPASGYADVHAYEQRRIVSEALKLNTQVQAAVPST encoded by the coding sequence ATGGCAGCCAAAGAGCCCCACAACGAATCCCTTTGGAGTAAATATTACGGACCCAATCTCGGTTATATCCAAGAGAAATATGAGCAATTCGTCAAAGATCCGGCTTCTGTAGAACATAATTACCGGGACCTTTTTACAATTTCTGGACCTCCTCCATTGACTGCAGAAGAACAGCAAGACCCACAGCCAGTAGTTTCCGGAAATACGGAATGGCTTAAGAAGGCCGTAAGAGCATCCAAACTGATTGCCAACATTCGAATTCACGGCCATCTGGGAGCTAATATTGACCCGCTTGAGCGGAAACCAAACACTATGGCTAAATGGCTTAACCCTGAAACCTATGAGTTAACCCGCGACGATCTGGTTGCATTACCTGCTTCTCTGATTTGGGAGAATGCTCCGGCGGATGTACTTACCGGATGGGATGCCTATCACCGGATGCTTCAAATATATACACAAACCATCGCTTATGAATTCGGGCATGTGAACGCTGAACAGGAGCTCCGTTGGCTGAACAGCCAAGCGGAATCACCAAGCTCCCCCTCCCCTCTGAATAGTGCGGAACGCAAAGAACTGCTTAAGCGGCTCGTTCAGGTAGAGCAGTTCGAAACCTTTTTGCACAAGACATTTGTGGGACAAAAACGCTTCAGTCTCGAAGGAAACGATGCCCTCGTCCCTATGCTGGATGAAATCGTACGTGCCGCCGCACATGATGGTGCGGAGCATATTCTAATGGGCATGGCCCACCGCGGGCGGTTGAACGTGCTGGCTCATATTCTGGGAAAACCCTATGATATTATTTTCTCTGAATTCCATCATTCTCCGAACAAAGAGCTGTTCCCCTCTGAGGGGTCAATGGGCATTAACTATGGCTGGACAGGAGATGTGAAGTACCACTTAGGTGCAGATCGCGCAGTCCGTGAAGGTGAAACCGTGCGGACCCGTCTGACTCTGGCGAATAACCCCAGTCATTTGGAATTCGTAAATCCCGTTGTGGAGGGCTTTACCCGTGCTGCTCAGGAAGATCGCAGCACACCGGGAATGCCAATCCTCGATACCAATAAAGCCATGGCGGTTCTGATGCACGGTGATGCCGCTTTTCCAGGAGAAGGCATCGTTGCTGAAACCTTGAATATCGGCAAACTGAACGGTTATCAAAATGGCGGTACGATTCATATTATCGTTAATAATCGCATCGGGTTCACAACAGAAAGCGAAGACTCCAGGTCTACCCATTATGCAAGCGACTTGGCTAAAGGGTATGAAATTCCAATTGTACATGTGAACGCCGATGACCCGGAAGCCTGTGTGGCTGCCGTTCGTCTGGCCAGCTCTTACCGTAATTTGTTCAAGAAGGACATTGTTATCGACCTTATTGGGTATCGCCGCCACGGTCACAATGAAATGGATGATCCTGAAACAACCCAGCCTATCGTATATGGCAAGGTTCGAACCCATCCGACCGTCTACAATATTTACGCTGAACGTCTGATTCAGGATAAAGTCACTACTCTTGATGAAGTGAAGAAAGTATATGCCGAGGCCGAGAGCCTTCTGCAGGAAGCTTATGATAGTATGAAGGAAGGCAAACATAAAAAAGGTGAGAGCAAATCAGCCGTCCCACTACAGACTGGCGATTCCAGTTCACGCGCTACAGCTGTTCCTCTGGACACTCTGCGTGAGATTAACCGCCAGCTGTTGACCGTTCCCGACGGTTTCCAGGTCTATCCGAAGCTGCAGCGAATTCTACAGCGCCGTAAGGATTCATTGAACGAAGGCGAAAAGGTAGATTGGGCATTGGCTGAAAGCCTAGCTTTTGCCACTATTCTGCACGATGGAACACCTATTCGTCTAAGCGGTCAGGATTCACAGCGGGGCACCTTTGCCCATCGCCACCTTGTTCTACATGACAGTGAATCCGGAAAGCGGTTCTCCCCATTGCATCAGCTGACGGATTCCAAGGCATCTTTTGCGGTGTACAACAGCCCACTCTCCGAAGCCTCTGTTCTTGGATATGAATACGGATATAACGTATTTGCACCCGAAACTATGGTGCTTTGGGAAGCGCAATATGGGGATTTCGCCAATGCTGCCCAAGTCATTTTCGACCAGTTCATTGCCGCCGGACGTGCAAAGTGGACGCAGCGAAGCAATCTGGTTGTCCTTCTCCCGCACGGCTATGAAGGGCAGGGTCCTGAGCATTCCAGCGGCAGGCTGGAACGCTACTTGCAATTATCGGCAGAGGAGAATTGGACCGTTGCCAACCTAACTACCGCAGCGCAATATTTCCACCTCCTGCGTCGTCAGGCAGCCTTATGCGGTCAGGGAGATGCCCGTCCACTGGTTATTATGACTCCTAAGAGCCTCATCCGCAATCCGCGCAGCACCTCGAACGGTACGGAGCTGGCTGCAGGACATTTCTTGCCGGTATTCCCTGAGTCGTCACTGGGGCAGAACCCGGGTAAAGTGAAGCGGCTGGTTGTATGCAGCGGGAAAGTAGGGGTTGATTTGCAGACAGAACTGGAGTCGGGTCGGGATCAGGATTGGTCTTGGCTGCATATTCTCCGTCTGGAGCAACTTTATCCTTTCCCAAAAAGCGAACTTTTGGCTTATCTTGAAACGTTCACCTCACTTGAGGAGATTGTATGGGTACAAGAGGAACCGAAAAACATGGGCGCTTGGAGTTATGCTGAACCCCGGTTGAGAGCCATTGCTCCAGCGAATACAGGCGTTCAATATATCGGCCGCCCGGAACGTTCCAGCCCGGCCAGCGGATATGCAGACGTTCATGCCTATGAGCAGCGGAGAATTGTCTCTGAAGCCCTGAAGTTAAACACGCAAGTACAAGCGGCTGTGCCGTCCACCTAA
- the odhB gene encoding 2-oxoglutarate dehydrogenase complex dihydrolipoyllysine-residue succinyltransferase yields MSEIKVPDLGESISEGTIYKWLVNEGDTVGQGDVLAELETDKVNLEISAEEDGVITSILRQAGENVAVGEAIGIIGSGAGSQPQVTAAAAVEGAASSSAPAEPAASVSATAPEAAPEGPAAAGESNAALASPGARKLARERGIDLGEVSARDPIGRIGQADVKEHGAAAPAAAAPAVSAPAPQGKPEAAKPAAGKTQQPEDGKSVERKRMSRRRLTIASRLVEAQQTAAMLTTFNEVDMTAILDIRKRRKDAFKEKHEVGLGFMSFFTKAVIGALKAYPMLNAEIDGEDLVLKKFYDIGIAVAAKEGLVVPVVRDADRLSFPQIERQIGELASKARSNTLSLSELQGGTFTITNGGVFGSLLSTPILNTPQVGILGMHKIQLRPIALDEERMANRPMMYIALSYDHRIVDGSEAVSFLVKIKELLEDPESLLLEG; encoded by the coding sequence GTGTCTGAAATTAAAGTACCCGATTTGGGTGAATCCATTTCCGAAGGAACGATCTACAAATGGCTAGTCAATGAGGGTGACACTGTCGGACAGGGAGATGTACTCGCAGAGCTTGAAACCGATAAGGTCAACCTTGAGATTAGCGCAGAGGAAGACGGCGTCATCACCTCCATTCTGCGCCAAGCCGGCGAGAATGTAGCCGTCGGTGAGGCTATCGGCATCATCGGCAGCGGTGCCGGAAGCCAGCCGCAGGTTACAGCTGCGGCTGCAGTTGAGGGCGCGGCTTCTAGCAGCGCCCCGGCTGAGCCAGCGGCGAGCGTTAGCGCCACTGCACCTGAAGCTGCGCCCGAAGGGCCTGCGGCAGCGGGCGAAAGCAACGCTGCCCTGGCCTCGCCAGGCGCACGGAAGCTCGCACGGGAGCGCGGCATCGACCTCGGCGAGGTGAGCGCCCGTGATCCTATCGGCCGCATTGGGCAGGCCGATGTGAAGGAGCATGGTGCAGCAGCGCCTGCGGCCGCTGCACCCGCGGTGTCTGCACCGGCGCCGCAAGGCAAGCCGGAGGCGGCGAAGCCGGCTGCCGGCAAAACGCAGCAGCCGGAGGACGGCAAGTCCGTCGAGCGCAAGCGCATGTCGCGCAGACGGCTGACGATTGCCAGCCGCCTGGTGGAAGCGCAGCAGACGGCGGCCATGCTGACCACCTTCAACGAGGTGGATATGACGGCCATCCTCGATATTCGCAAGCGCCGCAAGGACGCCTTCAAAGAAAAGCATGAAGTCGGACTCGGGTTCATGTCCTTCTTCACCAAAGCAGTCATCGGCGCGCTCAAAGCCTACCCAATGCTGAATGCGGAGATTGACGGCGAAGATTTGGTTCTGAAGAAATTCTATGATATCGGTATTGCTGTAGCTGCCAAGGAAGGACTTGTAGTTCCGGTCGTCCGTGATGCAGACCGACTCAGCTTCCCGCAAATCGAGCGACAGATCGGCGAGCTTGCCTCCAAGGCACGGAGTAATACCCTCAGTCTTTCCGAACTTCAGGGCGGCACATTTACAATTACGAACGGCGGTGTATTCGGATCACTATTATCCACACCGATTCTAAATACTCCACAGGTCGGCATTCTCGGAATGCACAAGATCCAGCTCCGCCCGATCGCGTTGGATGAAGAGAGAATGGCTAACCGTCCTATGATGTATATCGCGTTGTCTTACGATCATCGGATCGTTGACGGCTCGGAAGCCGTAAGCTTCCTTGTCAAAATCAAAGAACTGTTGGAAGATCCAGAATCCCTGTTGCTGGAAGGGTAA
- a CDS encoding glycoside hydrolase family 1 protein — protein MLHEQLKPFPAHFLWGAASAAYQIEGAWNEDGKGPSVWDVFTKIPGKTFKGSNGEVAVDHYHRYKEDVALMAQMGLKAYRFSVSWPRIFPQGRGEVNEAGLQFYERLIDELLAFGIEPILTLYHWDVPQALMDEYGAWESRKIIEDFDNYCITLYKRFGGKVKYWVSLNEQNYNTNHAFITGMHPPGVQDRRRFFDANHIAFLANAKAIASFRQYVPDGQIGPSFAYSPAYPASSSPKDMLAFENAEELTNHWWLDVYCWGQYPESALTYLKEKGWAPIIEDGDYELLAAGTPDFMGMNYYQSLTYEFNPVDGVETGEMNTTGQKGSNADTGIPGLYKTTANPNLETTNWDWAIDPTGLRIGLRRMMSRYGLPVMITENGLGEFDKLEADGTIHDGYRIAYLRSHLEQCQQAITDGVDLLGYCPWSFTDVLSWLNGYQKRYGFVYVDRDETDPKELKRIPKDSFYWYRDVIQSNGEEL, from the coding sequence ATGCTGCACGAACAATTAAAACCATTTCCCGCACATTTTCTGTGGGGAGCTGCTTCAGCTGCCTATCAAATTGAGGGTGCGTGGAACGAGGATGGGAAAGGACCGTCGGTCTGGGATGTTTTCACTAAAATTCCCGGTAAGACCTTCAAGGGCTCGAACGGTGAGGTTGCAGTCGATCATTATCACCGATATAAAGAGGACGTTGCTTTAATGGCTCAAATGGGACTGAAAGCCTACCGGTTCTCGGTAAGCTGGCCGCGTATTTTTCCGCAGGGTAGAGGAGAAGTGAATGAGGCAGGTTTGCAATTTTATGAGAGGTTGATCGATGAACTGCTTGCGTTCGGCATTGAGCCTATTCTTACTCTGTATCACTGGGATGTTCCGCAAGCGCTCATGGATGAATACGGAGCCTGGGAATCGAGGAAGATCATTGAGGATTTCGACAATTATTGTATCACTCTATATAAAAGGTTTGGGGGAAAGGTGAAGTACTGGGTATCGCTAAATGAACAGAATTATAATACGAACCACGCATTCATTACAGGTATGCATCCACCGGGTGTGCAGGATCGAAGACGTTTTTTTGATGCCAATCATATTGCTTTTCTGGCAAATGCCAAGGCCATCGCATCATTCCGTCAATATGTTCCGGACGGACAGATCGGCCCAAGCTTCGCGTATTCCCCGGCTTATCCGGCTTCGAGCAGCCCTAAGGATATGCTGGCTTTTGAGAATGCAGAGGAGTTAACCAATCACTGGTGGCTGGATGTGTACTGCTGGGGCCAATATCCGGAAAGTGCTTTAACCTATTTGAAGGAAAAAGGCTGGGCACCCATCATCGAAGATGGTGATTATGAGCTACTGGCTGCAGGAACACCGGACTTTATGGGAATGAATTACTACCAATCACTGACCTATGAGTTTAATCCGGTGGATGGTGTGGAGACAGGGGAGATGAATACTACCGGCCAAAAAGGCAGCAATGCCGATACCGGCATCCCCGGCTTGTACAAAACAACGGCCAACCCAAACTTGGAGACCACTAACTGGGATTGGGCCATTGACCCGACGGGATTGCGGATCGGACTGCGCCGTATGATGAGCAGATATGGTCTGCCGGTGATGATTACGGAGAATGGCCTGGGTGAATTCGATAAGCTGGAAGCGGATGGTACCATACATGATGGTTACCGTATTGCCTACCTTCGCTCACATCTGGAGCAGTGCCAGCAGGCTATCACCGACGGTGTCGATCTGTTAGGTTATTGTCCTTGGTCCTTTACGGATGTACTTAGCTGGCTCAACGGCTACCAAAAGCGCTACGGGTTCGTCTATGTAGACCGTGATGAAACCGACCCCAAGGAGCTGAAGCGCATTCCGAAGGACAGCTTTTACTGGTACAGGGATGTTATACAAAGTAACGGAGAGGAATTGTGA
- a CDS encoding nucleotidyltransferase family protein — translation MNITSEEDLKQLIKEDPWMMEILETAMLLELPEWWICAGFVRSKVWDALHGFEERTPLPDVDVIYYDKHNLHEDEEKRLEQKLRSLNPTIPWSVKNQARMHVINHLAAPYTSSVDAISKFPETATALGVSLSEEKGLILTAPHGIEDVVNMLLRPTPHFTENKNLTPIYEERLLKKDWKSIWPRLRAYSAG, via the coding sequence TTGAATATTACAAGCGAGGAAGACTTAAAACAGCTCATTAAAGAAGACCCATGGATGATGGAGATTTTAGAAACAGCTATGCTGTTAGAACTCCCGGAATGGTGGATTTGTGCCGGCTTTGTACGATCGAAGGTATGGGATGCGCTGCATGGTTTCGAGGAAAGAACACCTTTGCCGGATGTAGATGTTATCTATTACGACAAACACAATCTTCACGAAGATGAGGAGAAGCGATTGGAACAGAAGTTGCGAAGCCTAAATCCTACGATTCCCTGGTCCGTGAAGAACCAAGCCCGAATGCATGTCATTAATCACCTTGCGGCACCTTATACATCATCAGTAGATGCAATCTCCAAGTTTCCCGAGACCGCCACAGCACTAGGAGTTTCATTAAGCGAAGAGAAGGGACTGATTTTGACCGCACCGCATGGGATTGAGGATGTTGTGAATATGTTGCTAAGACCGACCCCACATTTTACAGAAAATAAAAACTTGACTCCTATCTATGAGGAACGGCTACTCAAGAAGGACTGGAAATCGATTTGGCCTCGGCTGCGAGCTTATTCTGCTGGGTAA
- a CDS encoding methyl-accepting chemotaxis protein → MMEWSGQLMMRNRRNLSLFIVLVLLVGLYSWLIDMFWVHKLVFMLLIVTLSWRSLTLHDSKLSKEQLLQDTNNKVELLGNEIVVTSDRLHGALEEISRHTEELQQTADYSHEYEIGLRTRSYEAKANIEGAFETMGGVAAATSHIQELTDKLGANMKDTRQGVSEMVESLRNTDAVMTELKEQGGDMRSKFATLSQHLNMLEEINALIIGIVNETSLLALNASIEAARAGEQGRGFSVVAGRIRQLADQSKASVDRSSGLLQDINNGVEQVLNSVTVEQAAVERGVNEVGAVRLRLDDIAARVDEVGAVVVDTVAAASRQSQLIGDTTTELRGAVVIVSETIANVDLTLEQVTRQRTQIGQLNEVSANLLTESQALRESVAVIAGKEEIELSQYAGRLQEMQILLQDISAKEELYVPDPASHGGVLGACIKKVPDVQAIWSNRTDGTFIFSEPTAGLLNAKRRDWWNGAMSEGAYVSNPYVSAITKRSCITLSKAIRNHQGEVVGVVGIDLAV, encoded by the coding sequence ATGATGGAGTGGAGTGGACAGTTGATGATGCGTAACCGCAGGAATTTAAGTCTGTTTATCGTTCTGGTACTTCTTGTTGGCCTGTACAGCTGGTTGATTGACATGTTTTGGGTACACAAGCTGGTGTTCATGTTGTTAATTGTGACATTGAGTTGGAGGTCCTTGACCTTGCACGACTCCAAGCTGAGTAAAGAACAGCTGCTCCAGGATACTAATAACAAAGTGGAGCTGCTTGGCAATGAAATTGTAGTTACTTCAGACCGGCTGCATGGAGCCTTGGAGGAGATTAGCCGACATACGGAGGAACTGCAGCAGACTGCAGATTATTCTCATGAATATGAGATTGGGCTACGTACCCGCAGTTACGAGGCAAAAGCAAACATAGAGGGAGCTTTTGAAACTATGGGTGGAGTCGCGGCTGCCACATCGCATATTCAGGAACTGACAGACAAACTTGGGGCCAATATGAAGGATACCCGCCAGGGAGTTTCTGAAATGGTCGAGTCTCTAAGAAATACAGATGCGGTTATGACGGAGTTAAAGGAACAAGGCGGAGATATGCGGAGCAAGTTCGCAACTTTAAGCCAACATTTGAACATGCTGGAGGAAATAAACGCCCTTATTATAGGTATTGTGAACGAAACTTCCCTGCTCGCATTGAATGCTTCTATAGAAGCGGCGCGGGCTGGAGAACAGGGAAGGGGCTTCTCGGTAGTGGCGGGCCGCATCCGGCAGCTGGCTGATCAGAGCAAAGCTTCGGTAGATCGATCCTCCGGTCTTTTGCAGGATATCAACAACGGGGTTGAGCAGGTATTAAACTCGGTAACCGTAGAGCAAGCAGCGGTGGAACGCGGAGTGAATGAAGTGGGCGCGGTAAGACTGCGTCTGGATGATATTGCGGCCCGGGTAGATGAGGTTGGAGCTGTGGTGGTTGACACTGTAGCAGCTGCGTCCCGCCAAAGCCAGTTAATTGGGGACACCACTACCGAGCTCCGCGGTGCGGTAGTCATTGTTAGCGAGACTATCGCTAATGTGGATCTTACCTTGGAGCAGGTGACCCGCCAACGTACCCAAATAGGACAACTTAATGAGGTTAGTGCTAATCTGCTGACGGAATCTCAAGCTTTGAGGGAGTCAGTTGCTGTTATTGCGGGCAAAGAAGAGATCGAGCTGAGCCAATATGCCGGAAGGCTGCAAGAGATGCAGATCCTGCTGCAGGATATTTCCGCCAAGGAGGAGCTGTATGTACCGGATCCGGCAAGTCATGGCGGTGTTCTGGGTGCTTGCATTAAAAAAGTGCCGGATGTCCAGGCCATCTGGTCGAACCGGACGGATGGAACCTTTATCTTTTCCGAACCAACGGCAGGTTTGTTGAATGCGAAGAGACGGGATTGGTGGAACGGTGCAATGAGCGAAGGGGCATATGTCTCCAATCCTTATGTTTCGGCCATAACAAAACGCTCGTGCATAACCTTATCCAAGGCCATCCGGAACCACCAAGGAGAAGTCGTTGGCGTGGTTGGCATCGATTTGGCGGTATAA
- a CDS encoding NAD(P)/FAD-dependent oxidoreductase, with the protein MSKYDVIVVGAGPAGIFACYELTRKAPHWKVLLVDKGHDIYHRTCPILEEKIKLCPPASGRKEFAGCLPACSITAGFGGAGAYSDGKFNITTEFGGWMTDYLAPSKVLELIRYVDDVNLEHGATPNITDPTTESIRNIEQRGYAAGLKLLRAQVRHLGTEQNLEILKSIYEYLKTRIDMIFKTEVQDIATVKDNGTHRITGIILKNGETHEAAQVMIAPGRDGSAWLTEILKKRRLKMYNNQVDVGVRVETSDVVMREINEHLYEGKFIYNTSVGTRVRTFCSNPSGHVVVENHSGVMAANGHSYKDPLRGSRNTNFALLVSHKFTEPFDKPNEYAREICKRANDLSSGGVIVQKYGDILRGRRSTETRISEGFLEPTLKEAVPGDLGLVLPYNTMKSLIEMVEALEKVTPGIASEHTLFYGVEAKFYSARPKLTDKLETEISGLYCGGDGAGVTRGLAQAGAAGVWIARGMMEQAGIQN; encoded by the coding sequence ATGAGTAAATATGATGTAATTGTTGTAGGTGCGGGCCCGGCTGGGATCTTTGCCTGTTATGAGCTTACGCGGAAGGCACCGCATTGGAAGGTACTGCTGGTGGACAAGGGGCATGATATCTATCATCGAACCTGCCCGATTCTTGAAGAAAAAATCAAGCTGTGTCCACCTGCGTCAGGCCGTAAAGAATTTGCAGGGTGTCTGCCTGCCTGCTCTATAACGGCCGGTTTTGGTGGAGCAGGTGCCTATAGTGATGGAAAGTTCAATATTACAACCGAGTTCGGCGGCTGGATGACGGATTATTTGGCTCCTTCGAAGGTGCTGGAGCTGATACGTTATGTCGATGATGTCAATCTGGAGCACGGGGCTACCCCGAATATTACCGATCCTACTACGGAGAGCATACGCAATATTGAGCAGCGGGGCTACGCCGCAGGACTTAAGCTGCTGCGGGCACAGGTGCGGCATCTTGGAACAGAACAAAACTTGGAGATTCTTAAATCCATTTATGAATATTTGAAAACGCGCATTGATATGATCTTCAAGACAGAGGTTCAGGACATTGCAACTGTCAAAGATAATGGCACACACCGCATTACAGGGATTATTCTAAAAAATGGGGAAACCCACGAAGCTGCCCAAGTCATGATTGCTCCAGGCCGTGACGGATCAGCTTGGCTGACAGAGATCTTGAAGAAACGCCGTCTCAAAATGTATAACAACCAAGTTGATGTAGGTGTACGTGTGGAAACCTCGGATGTGGTGATGCGGGAGATTAATGAACACCTTTACGAAGGAAAATTCATTTATAACACCTCTGTGGGCACCCGTGTCCGCACCTTCTGCAGCAATCCTTCCGGTCATGTCGTAGTGGAGAACCACAGCGGAGTAATGGCAGCGAATGGACACTCTTATAAAGACCCGTTACGCGGCTCGAGAAATACTAACTTTGCCCTGCTGGTATCGCATAAGTTTACAGAGCCCTTCGATAAGCCTAATGAGTATGCCCGGGAAATTTGTAAAAGAGCAAATGACTTGTCCAGCGGCGGTGTTATCGTTCAGAAGTACGGTGATATCCTGCGGGGAAGGCGTTCCACGGAAACGCGGATCAGCGAAGGTTTTCTGGAGCCGACACTCAAGGAAGCTGTTCCCGGAGACCTTGGGCTTGTGCTGCCATACAACACCATGAAGAGTCTGATCGAAATGGTGGAGGCATTGGAGAAGGTGACCCCGGGTATCGCATCGGAACACACCTTGTTCTACGGGGTAGAGGCGAAATTCTATTCGGCCCGGCCAAAACTTACGGACAAGTTGGAGACAGAAATATCCGGCTTGTACTGCGGAGGAGACGGAGCCGGCGTAACCCGCGGTTTGGCCCAAGCGGGAGCAGCTGGAGTATGGATCGCCCGTGGAATGATGGAGCAGGCAGGTATACAAAACTAA